Proteins found in one Mycteria americana isolate JAX WOST 10 ecotype Jacksonville Zoo and Gardens chromosome 8, USCA_MyAme_1.0, whole genome shotgun sequence genomic segment:
- the SDR42E1 gene encoding short-chain dehydrogenase/reductase family 42E member 1 isoform X2, with protein sequence MEPENTAKERILITGGGGYFGFRLGCAIHQKGVDVILFDVAKPLQTVPEGIKFTQGDVCCLSELEEALRDVICVFHIASYGMSGREQLNQKLIEDVNVKGTENVIQACKSTGVSSLVYTSTYNVIFGGQIIENGDESLPYLPLHLHPDHYSRTKSLAEMKVLEANGAELGNGKGVLRTCALRPAGIYGPGEQRHLPRIVSYIERGLFKFVYGDPLSLVEFVHVDNLVQAHILASEALKANKKHIAAGQAYFISDGRPVNNFEFFRPLVEGLGYKFPTCRLPLSLVYFFAFLTEVVHFLVGHIYNFQPLLTRTEVYKTGVTHYFSMEKARKELGYEPQQYSLNEVVEWFRSQGCGPKPRKYTIMHLVRDGGLLLLLIAVMVSWFPSAVSFSL encoded by the exons ATGGAACCAGAAAATACTGCCAAGGAAAGAATCCTCATTACTGGAGGAGGTGGTTATTTTGGCTTCCG TTTAGGTTGTGCCATACACCAAAAGGGAGTTGATGTGATTCTCTTTGATGTCGCAAAGCCACTTCAAACTGTGCCAGAGGGAATAAAATTCACGCAAGGGGATGTCTGTTGCCTGTCTGAATTGGAAGAGGCTCTTAGAGATGTAATCTGCGTATTCCATATTGCTTCCTATGGAATGtctggcagggagcagctgaaCCAAAAACTTATAGAAGATGTTAAtgtgaaaggaacagaaaatgtcatCCAAGCCTGCAAGAGCACAGGAGTGTCGAGTCTGGTTTATACAAGTACATATAATGTGATATTTGGAGGCCAGATTATAGAAAATGGGGACGAATCGCTGCCTTACCTACCTCTTcaccttcatccagatcactacTCGCGGACCAAATCTTTAGCTGAAATGAAGGTGCTGGAGGCAAATGGTGCTGAGCTTGGAAATGGGAAAGGTGTATTAAGGACTTGTGCTCTCCGGCCAGCAGGCATCTATGGGCCTGGAGAACAAAGACATCTTCCAAGAATAGTTAGTTACATTGAAAGGGGACTGTTTAAATTTGTATATGGAGATCCTCTTAGTTTAGTAGAATTTGTACATGTAGACAATCTAGTTCAGGCTCATATCCTTGCCTCTGAGGCCCTCAAAGCCAACAAAAAGCACATAGCTGCAGGCCAAGcctattttatttcagatggcAGGCCTGtaaataactttgaatttttCCGACCATTAGTGGAAGGTTTGGGTTACAAGTTCCCAACCTGTCgtcttcctctctcccttgtctatttttttgcatttcttactgAAGTAGTTCATTTTCTTGTAGGTCACATTTATAattttcagcctctcctcactcGCACAGAGGTTTACAAAACTGGTGTCACGCATTATTTTAGTATGGAGAAGGCCAGAAAGGAGCTGGGGTATGAGCCTCAGCAATATAGCCTGAATGAAGTGGTTGAGTGGTTTAGATCTCAGGGATGTGGACCAAAGCCGAGAAAGTATACCATTATGCATCTTGTTAGGGATGGAGGATTGCTCTTGCTGCTGATTGCTGTGATGGTCTCATGGTTTCcatctgcagtttcattttcactCTGA
- the SDR42E1 gene encoding short-chain dehydrogenase/reductase family 42E member 1 isoform X1, translating to MCSDIKIQIDFNAYIYNVFYRSISLNSAKGKRMEPENTAKERILITGGGGYFGFRLGCAIHQKGVDVILFDVAKPLQTVPEGIKFTQGDVCCLSELEEALRDVICVFHIASYGMSGREQLNQKLIEDVNVKGTENVIQACKSTGVSSLVYTSTYNVIFGGQIIENGDESLPYLPLHLHPDHYSRTKSLAEMKVLEANGAELGNGKGVLRTCALRPAGIYGPGEQRHLPRIVSYIERGLFKFVYGDPLSLVEFVHVDNLVQAHILASEALKANKKHIAAGQAYFISDGRPVNNFEFFRPLVEGLGYKFPTCRLPLSLVYFFAFLTEVVHFLVGHIYNFQPLLTRTEVYKTGVTHYFSMEKARKELGYEPQQYSLNEVVEWFRSQGCGPKPRKYTIMHLVRDGGLLLLLIAVMVSWFPSAVSFSL from the exons ATGTGTAGTGACATTAAAATTCAGATtgattttaatgcatatatttacaATGTGTTTTATAGGTCAATTTCCTTAAATAGTGCCAAAGGAAAGAGAATGGAACCAGAAAATACTGCCAAGGAAAGAATCCTCATTACTGGAGGAGGTGGTTATTTTGGCTTCCG TTTAGGTTGTGCCATACACCAAAAGGGAGTTGATGTGATTCTCTTTGATGTCGCAAAGCCACTTCAAACTGTGCCAGAGGGAATAAAATTCACGCAAGGGGATGTCTGTTGCCTGTCTGAATTGGAAGAGGCTCTTAGAGATGTAATCTGCGTATTCCATATTGCTTCCTATGGAATGtctggcagggagcagctgaaCCAAAAACTTATAGAAGATGTTAAtgtgaaaggaacagaaaatgtcatCCAAGCCTGCAAGAGCACAGGAGTGTCGAGTCTGGTTTATACAAGTACATATAATGTGATATTTGGAGGCCAGATTATAGAAAATGGGGACGAATCGCTGCCTTACCTACCTCTTcaccttcatccagatcactacTCGCGGACCAAATCTTTAGCTGAAATGAAGGTGCTGGAGGCAAATGGTGCTGAGCTTGGAAATGGGAAAGGTGTATTAAGGACTTGTGCTCTCCGGCCAGCAGGCATCTATGGGCCTGGAGAACAAAGACATCTTCCAAGAATAGTTAGTTACATTGAAAGGGGACTGTTTAAATTTGTATATGGAGATCCTCTTAGTTTAGTAGAATTTGTACATGTAGACAATCTAGTTCAGGCTCATATCCTTGCCTCTGAGGCCCTCAAAGCCAACAAAAAGCACATAGCTGCAGGCCAAGcctattttatttcagatggcAGGCCTGtaaataactttgaatttttCCGACCATTAGTGGAAGGTTTGGGTTACAAGTTCCCAACCTGTCgtcttcctctctcccttgtctatttttttgcatttcttactgAAGTAGTTCATTTTCTTGTAGGTCACATTTATAattttcagcctctcctcactcGCACAGAGGTTTACAAAACTGGTGTCACGCATTATTTTAGTATGGAGAAGGCCAGAAAGGAGCTGGGGTATGAGCCTCAGCAATATAGCCTGAATGAAGTGGTTGAGTGGTTTAGATCTCAGGGATGTGGACCAAAGCCGAGAAAGTATACCATTATGCATCTTGTTAGGGATGGAGGATTGCTCTTGCTGCTGATTGCTGTGATGGTCTCATGGTTTCcatctgcagtttcattttcactCTGA